In the Deltaproteobacteria bacterium genome, GCCGCCTGCCTGGCCAAAGGGAAAACCATTCTGGGGAATGCCGCCAAGGAGCCCGAGGTGGTGGATCTGGCCAACTTTTTAAAGGCCATGGGAGCCCGGATCGAAGGGGTCGGCACGGATATCATCACCATTCATGGGGTTCCCCACCTCCATCCGACTCCCTATCGGATCATGCCCGACCGTATCGAGGCGGCGACTTATATGGCGGCCGCCGGCATCACCGGCGGAGAGATCACCCTGGCCGGGTACGACGGGTCCTGTCTGGAAACGGTGATCATGAAACTGAAGGAGGCCGGTCTGGAATTTTCCCAAAGGAAAGCCGGTCTAACGATTCATGGCCCTCAAAAAATAAAAAGTGTCTCCGTAACCACCCGGCCTTACCCCGGTTTTCCTACGGATATGCAGGCCCAATTCATGGCCCTCATGTCCCTGGGGCAAAATACCAGCCTGATCAAGGAAACGATCTTCGAAAACCGCTTTATGCACGTCAGCGAGTTGCGGCGCATGGGGGCCGACATCCAGGTATCCGGGAATCAAGCCGTTATTAAAGGCGTCTCCAAACTCCTGGGGGCCCCGGTAATGGCCACCGATCTCAGGGCCAGTGCCTCCCTGGTCCTGGCCGGACTGGCTGCCGAAGGGACCACCGAGATCTCCCGGGTTTATCACCTCGATCGGGGCTATGAAGGGCTGGAAAAAAAGCTGCTACCCCTGGGGGCGCGTATTGAGAGGATTAAAGATACCCCATAAGGACTGATCGAATCCCTGGATACGGATAGGATTTTTTATGAGGAAGCCTTTGACCATGATTTAAAGCTCACAACACCTGGAGTGGGGAATCTTCCATCCCTTCCTTGTCCCTATCTTTACTCCTTGACCCTGTCTTTTTCTTATTTTATACTCTCCCCAATCAAAAGCAATCTTATCAGAAAGGGGTTTTCGCTGCCCCCGTGACGTCACCGAGCGCAAGCGCTCAGAAGAAGCATTGAGAGAGGCTCATGATCAAGTTCGATTTTTTGCCTCGCAATGCCTGACTACCCAGGAGACAGAGAGAAGGAGGATCGCCGGGGAGCTTCATGACAGCATCGCGGCTTCTCTAATTCGTGTTTCGCGGC is a window encoding:
- the murA gene encoding UDP-N-acetylglucosamine 1-carboxyvinyltransferase — protein: MDKIKIQGKIPLKGKVSLSGAKNAALPILSATLLVDGWSALSNLPALRDIQTEKKLLSFLGTHFEEGPEGTLRINSSGIDRFEAPYDLVKTMRASILVLGPLVARFGRARVSLPGGCAIGARPINLHLKGLELMGARIDLKHGYVEAKSRQLSGAEIVFDIPTVTGTENLMMAACLAKGKTILGNAAKEPEVVDLANFLKAMGARIEGVGTDIITIHGVPHLHPTPYRIMPDRIEAATYMAAAGITGGEITLAGYDGSCLETVIMKLKEAGLEFSQRKAGLTIHGPQKIKSVSVTTRPYPGFPTDMQAQFMALMSLGQNTSLIKETIFENRFMHVSELRRMGADIQVSGNQAVIKGVSKLLGAPVMATDLRASASLVLAGLAAEGTTEISRVYHLDRGYEGLEKKLLPLGARIERIKDTP